The following are encoded together in the Acidovorax sp. KKS102 genome:
- the urtC gene encoding urea ABC transporter permease subunit UrtC has product MTTPTSPNIQLPAPAPLLTRGGWSAFIVALIVVCAVAPVLNLWVPAGSVFHLSDYAVALLGKIMCYAICALAMDLIWGYTGILSLGHGLFFALGGYVMGMYLMRQIGRDGNYKSDLPDFMVFLDWKELPWHWALSDSFIATLVLIVAVPGVIAFVFGYFAFRSRIKGVYFSIITQAMTYAAMLLFFRNETGFGGNNGFTDFKRILGTPIATQNMRMTLFVLTGITLLGFFLLARWLVRSKFGRVLQAVRDAESRVMFSGYSPLPYKLTIWTISAMMCGVAGALYVPQVGIINPGEMSAANSIEIAVWAAVGGRATLIGPIVGAFIVNGAKSWLTVTAPEFWLYFLGALFIAVTLFLPDGVVGLVKKLKAKMTTTKGAAQ; this is encoded by the coding sequence ATGACTACGCCAACCTCTCCCAACATCCAACTGCCCGCACCGGCGCCGCTGCTCACGCGCGGTGGCTGGTCGGCCTTTATCGTGGCGCTCATCGTGGTGTGCGCCGTCGCCCCCGTGCTCAACCTGTGGGTGCCCGCAGGCAGCGTGTTCCACCTCAGCGACTACGCCGTAGCGCTGCTTGGCAAGATCATGTGCTACGCCATCTGTGCGCTGGCCATGGACCTGATCTGGGGCTACACCGGCATCCTGAGCCTGGGCCACGGCCTGTTCTTTGCGCTGGGCGGCTACGTGATGGGCATGTACCTCATGCGCCAGATCGGCCGGGACGGCAACTACAAGAGCGACCTGCCCGACTTCATGGTGTTCCTGGACTGGAAGGAACTGCCCTGGCACTGGGCGCTGTCTGACAGCTTCATCGCCACGCTGGTCCTCATCGTGGCCGTGCCGGGCGTGATCGCGTTTGTGTTCGGCTACTTCGCCTTCCGCTCGCGCATCAAGGGCGTGTACTTCTCTATCATCACCCAGGCCATGACGTATGCGGCCATGCTGCTGTTCTTCCGCAACGAAACGGGCTTTGGCGGCAACAACGGGTTCACCGACTTCAAGCGCATCCTGGGCACACCCATTGCCACGCAGAACATGCGCATGACGCTGTTTGTGCTGACGGGCATCACGCTGCTGGGCTTCTTTTTGCTGGCCCGCTGGCTGGTGCGCAGCAAGTTCGGCCGCGTGCTGCAGGCCGTGCGCGATGCCGAAAGCCGCGTCATGTTCTCGGGCTACTCGCCGCTGCCTTACAAGCTCACCATCTGGACCATCAGCGCCATGATGTGCGGCGTGGCGGGTGCGCTGTATGTGCCCCAGGTCGGCATCATCAACCCGGGCGAGATGAGTGCCGCCAACTCCATCGAGATCGCCGTGTGGGCGGCCGTGGGCGGGCGCGCCACACTGATTGGGCCCATCGTGGGCGCGTTCATCGTCAACGGTGCCAAGAGCTGGCTCACGGTGACGGCGCCGGAGTTCTGGCTGTACTTTCTGGGCGCGCTGTTCATTGCGGTCACGCTGTTCCTGCCCGACGGTGTGGTGGGGCTGGTCAAGAAGCTCAAAGCAAAAATGACAACGACGAAGGGAGCTGCGCAATGA
- the urtB gene encoding urea ABC transporter permease subunit UrtB, with product MNFSFIPRLFVCLLLYATAQAHALTAEQALAMAAGDTDDRVAAVQQAVVDPSERTAAFLQALADDAVKVAGGKALIVRDDKGIDPVSGAEVPLPADAEDIINNNRMRGEIDTALAGLALFGKDEAQRMAAAKALTKEPDGGRLPLLDKALAQETSDKIKAQLQLARAATLLGSDDASQRIAAAQALSASATPDTRLLLNERVAVEEDAKVKAALQAALRTLDDQLAWGERLGAAFSGISLGSILLLVALGLAITYGLMGVINMAHGELMMIGAYATYVVQGVFQKFFPGAFDWYLVAAVPLAFLTSALVGAVLERGVLRFLYGRPLETLLATWGISLVLMQLVRSLFGAQNVGVENPAWMSGGVQVLSNLTLPYNRLVIIGFAIAVLLGMGYLIGRTRLGLFVRGVTQNRPIASCMGVNTARIDTMAFALGSGIAGLAGCALSQVGNVGPDLGQSYIVDAFMVVVLGGVGQLAGTVYAALGLGILNKFLEGWAGAVLAKIAVLVFIIIFIQKRPQGIFAVKGRTAD from the coding sequence ATGAATTTCTCTTTCATACCTCGCCTCTTTGTCTGCCTCTTGCTTTACGCAACTGCGCAGGCACATGCACTCACCGCCGAGCAGGCCCTGGCCATGGCCGCTGGCGACACCGACGACCGCGTGGCCGCCGTGCAGCAGGCCGTGGTCGACCCCAGCGAGCGCACCGCTGCTTTCCTTCAGGCACTGGCCGATGATGCGGTGAAGGTGGCCGGTGGCAAGGCCCTGATCGTGCGGGACGACAAGGGCATCGACCCCGTCAGCGGCGCCGAGGTGCCGCTGCCTGCCGATGCCGAAGACATCATCAACAACAACCGCATGCGCGGCGAGATCGACACGGCCCTGGCGGGCCTGGCGCTTTTTGGCAAGGACGAAGCCCAGCGCATGGCAGCCGCCAAGGCACTGACCAAAGAGCCTGACGGAGGTCGCCTGCCGCTGCTCGATAAAGCCCTGGCGCAGGAAACCAGCGACAAGATCAAGGCCCAACTGCAGCTGGCGCGCGCTGCCACCTTGCTGGGCAGTGACGACGCATCGCAACGCATCGCTGCCGCGCAGGCCCTGTCGGCCAGCGCCACGCCCGACACGCGCCTGCTGCTGAACGAGCGCGTGGCGGTGGAGGAAGACGCCAAGGTCAAGGCTGCCCTGCAGGCCGCGCTGCGCACGCTGGACGACCAACTGGCCTGGGGCGAGCGCCTGGGCGCTGCGTTTTCGGGCATCAGCCTGGGCTCCATCCTGCTGCTGGTGGCCTTGGGCCTGGCCATCACCTACGGCCTCATGGGCGTGATCAACATGGCCCATGGCGAGCTGATGATGATCGGCGCCTACGCCACCTACGTGGTGCAGGGCGTGTTTCAGAAGTTCTTTCCAGGCGCGTTCGATTGGTACCTGGTGGCTGCGGTGCCGCTGGCCTTTCTCACCTCGGCCCTCGTGGGCGCTGTGCTGGAGCGTGGCGTGCTGCGCTTTCTGTACGGCCGCCCGCTGGAGACACTGCTGGCCACCTGGGGCATCAGCCTGGTGCTGATGCAGCTGGTGCGCAGCCTGTTTGGCGCGCAGAACGTAGGCGTGGAAAACCCCGCGTGGATGAGCGGTGGCGTGCAGGTGCTCTCCAACCTCACGCTGCCCTACAACCGCCTCGTCATCATCGGCTTTGCCATCGCCGTGCTGCTGGGCATGGGCTATCTGATCGGCCGCACGCGCCTGGGCCTGTTTGTGCGTGGTGTGACGCAGAACCGCCCCATTGCCTCGTGCATGGGCGTGAACACCGCGCGCATCGACACCATGGCCTTTGCGCTGGGCTCGGGCATTGCGGGCCTGGCGGGTTGCGCGCTGAGCCAGGTGGGCAACGTGGGGCCGGACCTGGGGCAGAGCTACATCGTCGATGCCTTCATGGTGGTGGTGCTGGGCGGCGTGGGCCAGCTGGCGGGCACGGTGTATGCCGCGCTGGGCCTGGGTATCCTGAACAAATTCCTCGAAGGCTGGGCGGGCGCGGTGCTGGCCAAGATTGCGGTGCTGGTGTTCATCATCATCTTCATCCAGAAGCGGCCCCAGGGCATCTTCGCGGTCAAAGGGCGTACGGCCGACTGA